A single window of Nicotiana sylvestris chromosome 5, ASM39365v2, whole genome shotgun sequence DNA harbors:
- the LOC138869178 gene encoding uncharacterized protein — protein MVNFDVILGMDWLSLCHAILDYHAKTMTLAILEMPWIEWRGSTDYVLSRVISFLKAQWIVGKGCLSYLAFVRDVSAETPTINSVPVVRDFLDVFSADMSGMPPDKDIDFVIDLVTGTKPISILPYLMATEELKELKETLQELLDKGFIRPSVSP, from the coding sequence ATGGttaattttgatgtgatattgggtatggattggttatcactgtgtcatgctattctggactatcacgCTAAGACGATGACATTGGCTATTTTGGagatgccatggattgagtggcgaggttcgacggattatgtcctCAGTAGGGttatttcattcttgaaggcccagtggatagttgggaagggttgtctttcttatttagcctttgtgagggatgtcagtgcagagactccaacaattaattcagttccggtggtgagggactttctGGATGTATTTTCTGCAGacatgtcgggcatgccaccagacaaggatattgattttgttaTTGATTTAGTGACAGGCactaagcccatttctattctaccgtaTCTTATGGCAACggaggagttaaaggagttgaaggagacacttcaggaacttcttgataagggttttattcggcctagtgtgtcaccttag